Genomic window (Pseudomonas sp. L5B5):
CGGCCCGCTGCTTGCCGGCCAGGGCCAGCAGCGGTGCCAGGGTCTGCAGCAGCAGCCCGGCGTGCTCCGGCGCCCAGTAGGCCTCGACCGCCGCAGCCGCCTCCTGGCGGACCTGAGGCACCCAGTCGTTGAGGCGTTCGAGCAAGGCCGCCAGGGCGCTTGCCGAAGGGTGCGCGGCCAGGCCGCGCACTGCCGCCTGACGCACGAAGCCGTTGCCGAAGCGGCTCAGTTCCAGCCAGGCGCTGTGCCTGTCCAGTTCGTCCATCACCTCCCGCACGCGACGGGCTTCGTAATCGCTCAGCTGGTAATGCCAGCCGGGCGGGACCGGTATCAAGGCTTCCATGTCGTGCATTTTTCTACCCCTTTACGCACACCACCTGACGCAGCGTATGCAGTACTTCCACCAGCTCACGCTGGGCGTCCATCACTTGATCGATGTCCTTGTAGGCCATCGGGATCTCGTCGATCACGTTTTCATCCTTGCGGCACTCCACATGGGCGGTCGCGCGGATCTGGTCGGCCAGGGTGAAGGTATTCTTGGCCTTGGTCCGGCTCATGGTACGACCGGCACCGTGGCTGCAGGAGCAGAACGCCTCCTCGTTACCCAATCCACGGACGATGAAGCTCTTGGCTCCCATCGACCCGGGAATGATCCCCAGCTCGCCCTTCTTCGCCGACACCGCGCCCTTGCGGGTCACCAGCACCTCTTCACCGAAGTGGCGTTCCTTCTGTACATAGTTGTGGTGGCAGTTCACCGCTTCCAGCGCCACCTCGAAGGGCTTGCTGATCACTTTGCGAGTGGCCTGGATCACCAGCTGCATCATCAACTCGCGGTTCTGCCGGGCAAAATCCTGGGCCCAGGCTACCGCCTGGACGTAGTCGTCGAAGTGCTGGCTGCCTTCCTCGAAATAGGCCAGGTCACGATCCGGCAGGTTGGCGATATGCTGGCGCATATCCGCTTGTGCCAGGTTGATGAACAGGTTGCCGATGGCATTACCCACGCCACGGGAACCGCTGTGGAGCATGAACCAGACCCGGTTGGCCTCATCCAGGCAAACCTCGATGAAGTGGTTACCCCCGCCGAGCGTTCCCAGGTGCTGCCGGTTGTTGCTGTTGGCCAGGGCCGGGTACTTATCGGTGATCGCCTTGAAGCGCGGATGCAGCGCCGCCCAGGCCTGGTCGGCCTGCTGCGGGATATCGCCCCAGGAACCCTTGTCGCGACCGCTACGGGGCGAAGTACGACCGTGGGGCACCGCCTGCTCGATGGCGCTACGCAGTCCGGCCAGGTTATCCGGCAGGTCGGCCGCGGTCAGCGAGGTACGGGCGGCGATCATTCCGCAACCGATATCCACCCCGACCGCCGCCGGGATGATCGCACCTACGGTCGGGATCACGCTCCCGATGGTCGATCCCTTGCCCAGGTGGACATCGGGCATCACGGCCAGGTGCTTGAAGATGAAAGGCATCTTCGCGGTGTTCATCAATTGCTGGCGCGCTTCGTTTTCCACGGGCACGCCCTGGGTCCACATCTTGATCGGCTTGCCGTTGGCAACTTCCAGCAATTGGTAGGTCTTGGTTTCCATAATCTCGACTCTTTCTTCCTGTGGCCCCTATCGTGGCCTTGTTGTATCGGCAGCGCGCCAGCTCATTGGAGTCCTGCGCCTGCTGCTAACGAGGTAGCCGGTCATCCGGCATGCAACGGCGACAACGGGAGGTGGAACATGCAGCGCGCTCTGCCACTGAGCTAGCCCCTTGCGGTTGGCGGGAATCGAACCCGCGACCACGCTGTTCTGTAGTTCCACCGGCATTCGCCGGGTCAATCGGTGCAGGCCGGGCCTGCGGGCAGCGACAAGGGAACAGGCACATTTGCTCTACCAGCTGAGCTACAGCCTTGCGGCTGGCGGGGTTCGAACCCGCGACACCATGTAGTACCCGTGGCATTCGCTGCCATCCCGCCGAGGCGGGGGAAAAGCGGCGACGACAAGAAGTCGATGAAACGATGCACTCGTGTTCTGGCGGTTGAACCACGGCGCCGTTTTCCAGCACCGGCGGGATTCGCACCCGCATCTCGAGCCTTGGATGTAGTTCCATCAGCATTCGTCGCAAAAAACACAAAAAAAGGTGGCACGACAAAAAAAGTGACTGATAGCCGGAATCGAACCGGCAAGACCAGGATGTACAGCCACTGGCATTCGTGCCTTCACGGGCCCTGACAAGAGGTGCTGAGACGTCGTTGGATGTAGTCACAGCGGCATTCAGGGCCAATGATCAAAAAACTTCGGTGTGCGCCGGCTTCCCGGCGCACGCTTGAACTCCATTACCTGCCGCTCAAGGCGCCAGGGCCTCGATGGCTTTCGCCCAGTGCTGGCCACCGTAGTTGCCGGCAGTGAACTGCCCGATCACATCGAACACCGCATCACTGAAACCACCGACGTTGAGGATGTCCTCGCGGTCAGGCGCCTGGGTGGTCGCCCCGGGCTGCATATCGATGCACACCAGCCGCGCCTGCGGATTGATGGCCTTGATCCGCTCCCATTGGCGCATGGTCTGGGTCGCCCCATGGCGTTGCGCATCGATCCATGACTCGTTGTCCGAGACCAGGATCAGGGTGTCCACCTTGCACTTGGCGTTGGCCAGTTGTGCCAGGGGCGCCGAGCAGTTGGTCCCGCCTCCGCCAATGTCCGCCAGCTTCTGGGCATTGCTCATCACGCTGTCCCGAGGGTTGAGGCGGATATCCACCACCTCCCGCTCGAACGGCATGACCCGCGCCGCCGGCTGCTTGCGCAGCACCGCTGCGGCCACCAGCGCTGCCACATCGATGCAACGCACCGCCGTGGTGGCGCCCTGGCGATAGCCGGTGACCGGGCTGTGCATCGAGCCCGAGACATCCGGGCAGACCACCACGTTGCCCGCCAGCGCCGGCACGTTGGCCAGGGACAGCTCCAGGGCATCCTGCAGGGCCTCGCGAACCTGCTGCGGCACGTCTTCACCGGCCATGCGGTACGCCGCCAACAGCTGGTACGGGTAGACCCGGGCCTTGGCTACCTCTCCCGCATCCGCCAGCCGCGCCGCCACATACTCGGTGCAACCCGGCACCTGGAACGCGCCGTGGCGGGCCAGGGTGTTGAGGTTCATGCGCAGCCCCTGCCAGCCCATGTTGCGGGCCTGCCCGGCCCACTGCTCGGCGCTCAGTGTCTCGTTGCCGAGCAGTTGGAACGGTACCTGCGGCACCTGCTGCGTGGCCCCGCTGCGAAACGCCAGCAGTGCGCGGGTCAGTTCCGGCAATGCTTGCGCATCCACCGGCTTGCCCAGCACCCAGGCAAAGAACGCTTCGCGCCAAGCCTCTGCGGGTTTGGGGTGAACCATCTTCAGCACGTCCGCCAGGGACGGCTGGTTGCCGATCGAAGCCTGCAACAGCTGGCGCTCAGTGGCCGTGTTCAACCAGTTCTGCACCAGGCGCTTGGGCTGCGAACCCAGGGACTTGCGCCCAGTCACGCCGCTGCGCAGGATTTGCACGAAGTTGCGCAGCATCTTGCCGTTGTCCACCACCTGGGCAAACACCTCCGGCACCAGGGTCGAGCGTTGGGCAGTCAGCGCTGCCAGCAGCAGCGCCGGCATGTCCTTCATGTGGCCTTGGTGGCGAGCATAACGAGCGGCCTGGGCCACGAAGCGGCTGTCGACTTCACCCACCAGCTGCAGCACCGCTGCAAGCTGATCTTCGGGCGAGGTGTAGAAGGTCGAGTTCAGGCAACCGGTGACCGCCAGCTGGGCCAGGCGATGCTTGGCACTGTAGGCATAAGCCGCAGCCTTGGACGCATTGCGAGTATCGCTCGCTGGCGCTTTTGCCTGTTGGGTGCTGAACAGCTGGTGGTTGGCCATCTTGGCGTCTCGCTCTGTTGTCGTGTTCGTTGCCAGAGATATTGCAGACGCTGTGCCAGGTTTTATTCTTACGTTGAATTATTTTTTAAATTATTGATTTATAACGATTTTATTTTTAATTTCAATTTTCATCGCCACTCAGCAAGACAACACGCTCGAGATTTTTATATCTTTACCTATCGCAATTTATCTTCAGGTATAAACATGTCGAGCAAGCCCACGGTCGCCATCGGTTTTATCGGCTCCACCCTCGATCGCGTCGGCAAGGGTGCCAACCGCTGGAGCCACTGGCGCCCGACGGTCGGCCTGTGCCAGCAGCAAGACGTGCTGATCAACCGCCTGGAGCTGATCCATGGCCTGGACGCACGGGACTTCAGCCTGGCCGAACGGGTGGCCAACGACGTGCGCCAGGTGTCGCCGGAGACCGAGGTACGCCTGCACCCCATGGGCCTGAAGAACCCCTGGGACTTCGAAGAGGTGTACGGCGCCCTGCACGACTTCACCAGCGCCTACCCGTTCGACACCGAGCGCGAGGACTACCTGGTGCACATCACCACCGGCACCCACGTGGCGCAGATCTGCTGGTTCCTGCTGACCGAAGCCCGTTACCTGCCGGCACGGCTGATCCAGACCTCGCCGGCCCGGCGCCGCGATCCGGACGAGCACGCCACCGGCACCCATGCGCTGATCGACCTCGACCTGTCGCGCTACGACCGCATCGCCTCGCGCTTTGCCCACAAGCGTCTCGAAGGCCTGGCCTTCCTCAAGTCCGGAATCGCCACTCGCAACCTGGCCTTCAACCGCTCCATCGAACAGATCGAGCGGGTGGCCGTGCGCTCCAAGGCCCCCATGCTGCTGATTGGCCCCACGGGGGCCGGCAAGTCCTTCCTGGCCCGGCGCATCTATGAACTCAAGCGGGGCCGGCATCAGGTCCAGGGGCGTTTCGTCGAGGTCAACTGCGCCACCCTGCGCGGCGACGGCGCCATGTCGGCCCTATTCGGCCACACCAAGGGCGCGTTCACCGGCGCCCAGAATGCCCGCGAAGGCCTGCTGCGGGCAGCCCACGGCGGCATGCTGTTCCTCGACGAGATCGGCGAACTGGGGCTGGACGAACAGGCGATGTTGCTCAAGGCTATCGAGGAAAAACGCTTCTTCCCCATGGGCGCGGACCAGGAGGTAGAGAGCGACTTCCTGATCATCGCTGGCACCCACCGCGACCTGCGCGGCCGGGTGGCCCAGGGCCTGTTCCGTGAAGACCTGTACGCGCGGATCAATCTCTGGACCTTCAACCTGCCCGGATTGGCAGGACGGCGCGAGGATATCGAGCCCAACGTCGACTTCGAGCTGGAACGTCATGCCCGGGAACAGGGACAACTGGTGCGCTTCAACCTTGAGGCCCGCCGCCGCTACCTGGCCTTCGCCAGCTCCGGCGAAGCGGCCTGGCTGGGCAACTTTCGCGAGTTGTCGGCATCCATCACCCGCATGGCCACCCTGGCCGACAGCGGGCGAATCGACGAGGCCCAGGTCGAGGAGGAAATCCAGCGCCTGCGCCATGCCTGGGGCCTGGAGAATCAGGAAGATGAACTACAGGCACTGTTGGGCGAAGATCTCGAACTGGACCTGTTCGACCGCCTGCAACTCAAGGCGGTCATCAGCGAATGCCGACGCGCCGACAGCCTGTCGGATGCCGGCCGCCGCCTGTTCGGCGTGTCACGCCTGGGCAAGGCCAACCCCAACGACGCCGACCGCCTGCGCAAATACCTGGCGCGCTTCGGCCTGGACTGGAAACAGCTCACCCCCTGAACCCGCGGTTCGCTCCGTGTGGCCACTGCCGAAGGCTGCACACGAACGCGCAGCGGCTGCACATGCCTGCACTGAACGCCCTGCGGGCCTTGGCGCAGCTTCGCAGGCTCAGCAGCGGCTACAGCTCGCTTCGTGTAGCCGCTGCCGAAGGCTGCGCACGGGCGCGCAGCGGCCGCAGGATCAGGCTGGCACCGGAGACGACTGCGGCACCGCGAACACCCCGCTGGCTCGTGCCACCTCGCGCTCGCCAACGCTCAACACCACCGTGGCGAAGGCAATCTGTCGCCCGCGCCGGGAATGCTCCAGGCGCACCTCCAGCCACTCCCCCACCTGCACCGCCCCCAGGTAGTCGAGGTGCATGCTGGCGGTGATCAGCGGCAAGGGCGGCTCGCTGGCAAAGGCCATGGCGTAGCCCATGCCGATATCCGCCAGGGTGGCGATGATGCCGCCATGCACAGTACCGCGACCGTTGGCGTGCCGGGTATCGGCCCGCAGGCCGACGCGCAGCCCGCTGCCGCTGCCGCAGCCATAGACCGGGCCGATCAGCTCCAGCAACGGGGTACTGCGGGGCAGCGGGCTGAAGCCCTGGGGAATATCCGCTTCACTCATGACGCTCTCCTTGAGCCTGGACGCAGCGCCATCGCTGCGTGTCGCCACAGGTGTAGCGCCGATCCGAGGCAGTGCCTATCAGTATCCATCCGGGAAATTGCGGCAAATAAACCACGGCGCCATCGTGGCCAGGGCGGGAAGAACGGTAAGATGCGCGCCTGCGCTCTCGGCGCAGTTTCAAGTACCCAAGGAGCCCCCATGCAACATCAGGACGATCACCCTCGCCGCCCTCGCCGACTGGCCTTTGCCCTGCTGGGCGCACTGGCCCTCAGCGCCTGCTCACCCAGTGATCAGGGCAGAAGCGCCGTAGCCCTGGGTGGAGCCCAGGGACAGGCCGGCGCCCAGCTGGCCTACGAACATGAGCTGACCCTGTCGTTGCCATCGGAGCAGATCGGACCGCGCCTGGTGCAAACCCGCGAAGCCTGTGAGCAGGCCCGGTTCGGCGCCTGCAACATCCTGCGCCTGGAACAGGGCAAGTACCGTGCCCAGGTGGTGCTGCGCATAGCCCCTGGCGGCGTCGAGCCCCTGGTCCAGCAGGCGGCCGAAGGCGCCGAACTGGGCGAGCGCATCACCAGCGCCGAGGACCTGGCCGACGCCGTGGCCGACGTGCAGCGCCAGCAGCAGCGGCTCAAGGCCCAGCAGCAACGGCTGGACGAACTGGCCGCGCGCAAGGACATCAGCGTCAGCGACCTGATCGCCTTGAGCAAGGAGCAGGCGAGCATCGAGAACGACCTGCAAGCCCTGGCCCAGACCGCCGCCGGCCAGCAACGACGGCTGGACACCAATCGCCTGACCCTCAACTTCCTGCCCAGCGACAGCGGCCAGCGCAGCTCAAGCCTCAAGCGCGCCTTCGCCAACCTGCTGGACAACCTGGCCAACGGCACCGCCGAGGCCCTGGAAAAGGGCAGCTATGTGCTGCCTTTCGTGATCCTCGCCTTCCCCCTGGTGCTGTTGTGGGTCTGGCTGTGGCGCAAGTTCGTCCGCCGCCGTCCATGACCCGGGCCGGATGACCAGAGCCCGGCCTCCCGTGCCTAATGCCGTTCAGTTAAGGAAATGGTAGGAGCGAGACTTGCCCGCGATGGACTTCAGAGCGCTGCGTTTATCCAGTAAACACACGCCAACGTTAACGACCATCGCGAGCAAGCTTCGCTCCTACAGGGCCGGGCTTTTTCCACGGGCGCGTACAGCCGTTACCCAGCCTGGGCTTCCAGGGCCAGTTGCAGACGCTCCAGGCCAATACCGAACCCCGCCCCCTGGCGATAGGCTCCCGCGCCCACCACTTGCTGCTGCGCCCCCAGGCGCGGACAACGCACCTCGAAACCTTCGCCGTCCAGGTAATAGGTCAGGCCGCGCTTGACCCCGAGGTCGAGCTCGTAGTCCAACCCCAGCCCCTCCAGGAACCCGACACACAACTGCTGGGCCTGTTCCAGTGCCTGGCGAGGATCGGGCCCGAGGATCTCCAGGCCCAACTGGGTGAATTCGCGATAGCGCCCGGCTTGCGGCCGCTCGTAGCGATAGCAGCGAGCAACGTAGAAAAAGGCCGCCTGTCCGCGCCCCATCAGCAGCTCGCCGGCAGTTTCCTGGAACAGCGCAGTGGCTTCCGGGATCAGGCAGCAGGGCCGCCCGGCCTTGTCGTTGAAGGCCCACATCTGGCCGATGACTTCGCTGCCACCGGCCTTTTCGATAAAGGTGTCCTGGCCCCACAGCGCCGGGACAATGACTTCTTCAGCGCCCGCTTCGATGAAGCCAGCTCCGGAACCGGCCCTCCAGGATACGCAGGTTGGCGGCTTGTTCGCCGGTGATCATTCGAGTGCCACGGAGCATGGTCATGGGTATTTCCTCTGGTTTTTGACAGGCATAAAAAAAGGCGCCTTGCGGGGCGCCTTGGTTTTTTTTCATCGAGGGTCAGTGATCACGATTGCTCGATGACTGACGGCTCGACGCGCACAAGCGACCACGGCCCCGGGAGTGAGGTCGATGGTGATGGGTGCGGGAGGCGAGCCGGAAAAAAATCATGGCGCATCCTGCCACGGCTCCCGGGCACCTGACAAGCTGGTGCCCATCGACCAGAACGGCACGCCGAGCAGTCCTACAGCGGGCGTTGCATGCAGCGCTGGTAACGCTCGTCCACGCGTTTGGCGAACCAGGCAGTGGTCAACTGGCGAGTGATTTTCGGGCTCTTGAGTTCGATGCCCGGCAGCAACTGCCGGGGCACGCTCTTGCCCGCCGCCTGGTCGGCCAGGGCGAAGACCTTGCGATACAGCGCGCTCTGCTCGAACTGCGCACTGTCGCCCTGCTCCAACTGCTCGCGAATGACCGGGTTGCGCAGGCCCAGTTGCTTGCCCAGGGTGCGCACTGCCAGTTCGGTGCCGCCAGGCAGGATCGAGTCGTAGCGGATCAGGTCGCCATCGAGTGCCAGGCGGATTCCGGTGAGCTGGCTCACGGCGCCCTGGAAGGCCGCGTTGCGGCTGGCGTACCAGCCGGCGTTGAAGTCGGCGAAGCGGTACAGCGGCTGCGGGTAGCTCACCGGATAGCCCAGCAGGTGGGCGATGCCGAAGTACAGGCCGCCGCGGCGGCTGAAGACCTCGTGGCGGATCGAGTCCTGTGGCGAATAGGGATAATCGCCGGCGTGCTTCTCGGCGAAGGCGATGCTGACCTGCATCGGCCCGCCGGTGTGCACCGGGTTGAACCCACCGAACAGGGTCCGGCCCATGGGCACCTGGCCGATGAAATCGTCGAAGATCGCGCTCAGTTCCTTTTCGGTACGGGCCCGGGCCAGGCGCTGGCTGTAGGACTGGCCGTCGCTGGAGCGCACCTGCAGCGCAGCCCCCACCAGCAATGCCGGCACATGCACCTTGGCGGCCCGGCGATCGATCTCCTCGCGGGCGATGCGCCCCAGGCCCGGCACCACCGGGTCGACCTGGAAGGTGGACTCCTGCTCCGCCACTGCCAGCACTGCACACAGGTTGCCGGGGCTGGGGTCGAGCCCCTGGGCGCTGAAGGCCACCTGGATGTCCCGGGCCCAGCCCTGGCGATCATTCACCTGGGCCGGCAACAGCCGCAGGATGCGCGCCTGGACCTTCTCCGGGGGCAGGTTCGGGGCGTGGGTGCCGGGCTGGCTGGCGCAACCGGCCAGCAACAGCAGGCCGAGGAAACTGCCGACAAGGCGATACACAATCATGGTTCTCCAAGGGGTGGCGGGAACAAGTCCCTGCAAGTAAAGCAACAACCGCGAGCTTCGACCGATGACCCGCGGCGCCGTTCCCCGGCCCCGCTCGGCAGCGGCCAGCGTGACCGGCTGCGTGTCGGCGCTGCCGCAGGCTGGCCACCTGCTCCCGATCATTCGTGTGCTGGAGGCCCTGCGGGCCTTGGCGCAGCCTTGCAGGCTCGACAGCGGCTACAGATCCGCTCAGATCGTCGGGCAACGGGAGCAAGGCGGACTAGAATCCATCTACTGCACAACCCCGCCAGGGTGTATGTTCAGCGGTTCCCCCGCCTTGCCATGGAGTACTGCCCGGATGCTGAACCTGGATTTCCTGATCACCAGCCTGATCGTCGTGCTGATTCCCGGCAGCGGCGTGATCCTGACCATTTCCACCGCGCTGGTGGCCGGCAAGCGCGCCAGCCTGTTCACCGCCATCGGCTGCACCGCCGGGATCGTCCCGCACTTGCTGGCCTCGATCCTCGGCCTGTCGGCGATCCTGCACACCAGCGCCCTGGCCTTCCAGGGCTTGAAGTTCGCCGGGGTCGCGTACCTGCTGTACCTGGCCTACGCCACCTGGCGCGATCGCTCGGCGTTCGCAGTGGACGGCACCGCGGTCAGTCGCAGCGCCGGCGCCTTGATGCTCAAGGCGTGCCTGCTGAATATCCTCAACCCCAAGCTGACGATCTTCTTCCTCGCCTTCTTGCCGCAGTTCATCAGCCACGATGGCAGCGACCCGGTTCCGCAAATGCTGCTCCTGAGCGGCGTGTTCATGGCCATGACCTTCGTCGTGTTCGGGCTCTACGGCCTGCTGGCCAACCTGTTTCGCCGCACAGTGATCGACTCGCCCAGGGTCCAGGGCTGGTTGCGCCGCAGCTTCGCCGCCAGCTTTGCCGGCCTGGGCCTGAACCTGGCCTTCGCCCAGCGCTGAACCTGCGGCAGGCGCCGCCAGACGCATGACATTGACCCCTTGCCGAGGACAAAGACATGAACTGCAGCGACGTACTGATCATCGGCGCCGGCCCCACCGGCCTGGTCCTGGCGCTCTGGTTGCGCCGGCAAGGGGTCAAGGTGCGGATCATCGACAAGACCCACGGCCCGGGCACCACCTCCCGGGCCCTGGCGGTGCAGGCCCGGACCCTCGAGCTGTATCGCCAGCTGGATCTGACCCAGGCCATCGTCGAGCGTGGACACCACGTGCCGGCGGTGAACCTGTGGGTCAAGGGTGAACGAGTCGCCCAACTGCCGTTCGAGGCCATAGGCGGCGACCTGACTCCCTATCCGTTCCTGCAGATCTTCCCCCAGGACGAACATGAGCGACTGCTGATCGAGCGCCTGGCCCTGCTGGGAGTCAGCGTCGAGCGCGACACCGAACTGCTGGCCTTCACCGACCACGGCCACCTGATCAACGCCCGCCTGCGCGGCCCCGATGGCCGGGAAGAACACTGCCAGGCGTTCTACCTCGCCGGCTGCGACGGAGCCCACTCCATCGTGCGCAAGACCCTGGGCACCGGTTTTCCGGGAGGCACCTACCAACAGGTGTTCTACGTCGCCGATGTCGAGGCCGACGGCCCGAGTCTCGACGGCCAGTTGCACGTGGACCTGGACGACGCCGACTTCCTGGCGGTGTTTCCCCTGGCCCAGAGCGGCCGCGCCCGGCTGATCGGCACCGTGCGCGACGAACGCGCCGAACACCCGGAACAGCTGCGTTTCGACGATGTCAGCCAACGGGCCATGCACCAGCTCAAGGTGCAGGTCGGCCAGGTCAACTGGTTCTCCAGCTATCGGGTCCATCATCGGGTGGCCGAGCAGTTCCACTGTGGCCGGGCGTTCCTGCTCGGCGATGCGGCCCACCTGCACAGCCCGGCGGGTGGCCAGGGCATGAACACCGGCATCGGCGATGCCATCAACCTGGCCTGGAAACTGGCAGCGGTGCTCGGCGGCCAGGCCAGCGAACAGCTGCTGGACAGCTACGGCATCGAGCGCATGGAGTTTGCCCGGCGCCTGGTGGCCACCACCGACCGAGTGTTCAGCTTCGCCACCGCCGACGGCCCGATCGCCTACCTGGTACGCACGCGCGTGGCCCCCCTGCTGCTGCCCAGGATCACCGCCTTCGACCGAGCCCGGGAGTTCCTGTTTCGCACCGTGTCGCAGATCACCCTCAACTATCGCGGCATGCCGCTGAGCGCCGGCAGTGCCGGCCCGGTACACGGCGGTGACCGCCTGCCCTGGGTCAAGGACGATACCCAGGACAATTTCGATAGCCTGCAGTACCTGGGCTGGCAGGTGCATGTGTATGGCGAGGCGAACGAGGCCTTGCGCAACTGGTGCCAGGCCGAAGGGATTGCGTTGCGGGTCTACGCCTGGCTGGACGCCCATGCCGAGGCCGGGCTGGTGCACAACGCCCTGTACCTGCTGCGCCCCGACACCTACGTGGCACTGGTGGATCGCTCGGCCGAGCCACGGGTGCTGGAGCGCTATTTCCGTGAGCAGCAGATATCCCCGCAGCCTTTCACGGCGCTGCGCAACGCGCCGTGAAAGGCTGAGCCGCCCTCACCGGTACTGGCACGGTTCCGGCCTCAGCCGGCCCCACGGCACGGGCCTCAGAAGTCGGCCTTGACCGACAGGGTGAAGTTGCGCGGATCACCATAGAAGTTGCCGAAGTTCTCGGTGCCGATGGTGGTGTAGTAGCGCTTGTCCAACAGGTTGTTGCCGTTCAGCGCCAGGGACCAGGTGTCGTCGATGCGATAGCCGATGCGTCCGTTCCAGATGGCATAACCGGCCTGGCTGATGTGCTTGCCGCTGGTGGGCGAGACGCGGAAATTGTCACTCTGGGCATTGACCCCGGCCCCCACGGTGAAGCGCTCCAGGGCGCCGCCCAGCTGGTAGTCGCCCCAGACCCGCAACAGGTGCCGTGGCACATAGGAATTGAAGGGCTGGCCGTTGTTGTTGCGGTTGGCATCCTCCAGGGTCTTGGTCTGGGTGTAGGTGTAGCCGGCCAGCACCTGCAGGCGCTCGATCACCTCGCCACTGACTTCGGCTTCGAAGCCCTGGGCACGAACCTTGCCCGAGTTCAT
Coding sequences:
- a CDS encoding FAD-dependent oxidoreductase, coding for MNCSDVLIIGAGPTGLVLALWLRRQGVKVRIIDKTHGPGTTSRALAVQARTLELYRQLDLTQAIVERGHHVPAVNLWVKGERVAQLPFEAIGGDLTPYPFLQIFPQDEHERLLIERLALLGVSVERDTELLAFTDHGHLINARLRGPDGREEHCQAFYLAGCDGAHSIVRKTLGTGFPGGTYQQVFYVADVEADGPSLDGQLHVDLDDADFLAVFPLAQSGRARLIGTVRDERAEHPEQLRFDDVSQRAMHQLKVQVGQVNWFSSYRVHHRVAEQFHCGRAFLLGDAAHLHSPAGGQGMNTGIGDAINLAWKLAAVLGGQASEQLLDSYGIERMEFARRLVATTDRVFSFATADGPIAYLVRTRVAPLLLPRITAFDRAREFLFRTVSQITLNYRGMPLSAGSAGPVHGGDRLPWVKDDTQDNFDSLQYLGWQVHVYGEANEALRNWCQAEGIALRVYAWLDAHAEAGLVHNALYLLRPDTYVALVDRSAEPRVLERYFREQQISPQPFTALRNAP